The following are encoded together in the Pedobacter steynii genome:
- the pbpC gene encoding penicillin-binding protein 1C produces the protein MFKKFSYEPKLVVSDIICILLLCWFWFLLPSKLFLSPTSYVVEASNGTLLSAAIAKDGQWRFPVADSIPGKFEQCIVAFEDKRFFNHPGVDFLAMARAMRQNLKAKGVVSGGSTLTMQVIRLSRKESRTVWQKLIEVILAFRLELTHSKTDILKLYAANAPFGSNVVGLEAASWRYFGRAAGSLSWGEMATLAVLPNSPSLVHPGKNAAKLIRKRNDLLDKIAALKMIDQETANLSKLEPIPGKPQQLPQNAPHLLNRFKAERVSLKNNSTRVLSTLDYDLQLKLNSLLKRYNNRYRANDINNIAALVLDVRNGTVLSYVGNIYQPENKELESHVDMIKAARSPGSTLKPLLYASMLNDGFILPRTLIPDVPTQINGYSPQNYDLGYDGAIPADRALSRSLNIPAVKMLQSYKYQRFYDKLKKMGISTLNQPADHYGLSLILGGSEVTMWDLAKTYMGMARTLNHFNDYKGKYNPHDYDAPSYVKSKREDRLDEEETELSSTIDHGSIWNTFNAMEELMRPGEEGLWEQFSSSQRVAWKTGTSFGFRDAWAIGLTAKYVVCVWVGNADGEGRPGLTGVDVAAPVLFDIFRQLPEGKWFQMPKNKLRKMKVCRQSGYKAGEYCKETLEELVAPSGEKTGICPYHKLIHLDRTSSYRVTDQCEPISMMVHQSWFILPPAMEYYYKVKNTDYKVLPPFKPGCSDAGTNFVMEMIYPKNNASIYIPVEFDGSRGKVVLNATHRNNNAKIYWHIDNEYVATTTAYHQLAIAPAAGKHTLTLVDENGERLVQSFTILEKEKR, from the coding sequence ATGTTTAAAAAGTTCAGTTACGAACCAAAACTGGTAGTCAGCGATATCATTTGTATTTTATTGCTATGCTGGTTTTGGTTTCTTTTGCCATCAAAATTATTCTTAAGTCCTACTTCATATGTAGTAGAAGCTTCGAATGGGACTTTATTGAGTGCAGCTATTGCCAAAGACGGGCAATGGAGGTTTCCTGTTGCGGATAGTATTCCGGGAAAATTCGAACAATGTATCGTGGCCTTTGAAGATAAACGCTTTTTCAATCACCCTGGAGTAGATTTCCTGGCAATGGCCAGGGCAATGCGGCAGAACCTGAAAGCCAAAGGTGTGGTGAGCGGCGGCAGCACTTTGACGATGCAGGTCATCCGCCTGTCGCGGAAAGAAAGTCGTACGGTCTGGCAAAAGCTGATTGAGGTGATATTGGCTTTTCGTCTTGAACTTACCCATTCTAAAACTGATATCCTTAAATTATATGCTGCAAATGCTCCTTTTGGCAGCAATGTGGTTGGTCTGGAGGCGGCTTCCTGGCGGTACTTTGGGAGAGCTGCCGGAAGTTTATCCTGGGGAGAAATGGCTACTCTGGCTGTCCTTCCGAATAGTCCATCTCTGGTTCATCCTGGTAAAAATGCGGCAAAGCTGATCAGGAAAAGAAATGACCTCCTGGATAAAATCGCAGCGCTCAAAATGATAGACCAGGAAACAGCGAACCTCTCCAAACTGGAGCCGATCCCCGGAAAGCCTCAGCAATTGCCTCAGAATGCCCCACACCTGCTCAACCGGTTTAAAGCAGAAAGGGTTTCCTTAAAAAACAATTCTACCCGTGTCCTTTCGACGCTGGATTATGACCTTCAGCTTAAACTGAATAGTTTATTGAAACGGTACAACAACAGGTACCGTGCCAACGACATCAACAATATTGCGGCATTGGTATTGGATGTCAGAAACGGAACGGTACTCAGTTATGTAGGGAACATTTATCAACCGGAAAATAAGGAACTGGAGAGTCATGTCGACATGATTAAGGCTGCACGTAGTCCGGGCAGTACTTTGAAACCTCTGCTGTATGCCAGTATGCTGAACGATGGTTTTATCCTGCCCCGCACCCTTATTCCCGATGTGCCTACTCAAATCAATGGCTATTCCCCTCAAAATTATGACCTGGGTTATGACGGGGCCATTCCGGCAGATCGTGCACTCAGTCGTTCTTTAAACATCCCTGCAGTCAAAATGCTGCAAAGCTATAAATATCAGCGTTTTTATGATAAGCTTAAGAAAATGGGAATCAGTACATTGAATCAACCTGCAGATCACTATGGCTTATCGCTGATCCTGGGGGGCAGTGAAGTAACGATGTGGGACCTGGCCAAAACTTATATGGGTATGGCAAGGACGCTGAACCACTTTAATGACTATAAAGGAAAGTATAATCCTCATGATTATGATGCTCCCTCCTATGTCAAAAGCAAGAGAGAGGATCGTTTGGATGAGGAAGAAACCGAGCTCAGTTCTACAATCGATCATGGTTCGATCTGGAACACCTTCAACGCGATGGAGGAGCTCATGAGGCCGGGTGAAGAAGGGCTTTGGGAACAGTTTTCCTCTTCACAAAGGGTAGCCTGGAAAACCGGAACCAGCTTTGGGTTCAGGGACGCCTGGGCGATTGGTTTAACGGCGAAATATGTAGTCTGTGTCTGGGTGGGAAATGCCGATGGTGAAGGCCGTCCGGGTTTAACGGGAGTTGATGTTGCCGCCCCGGTACTTTTCGATATCTTCAGGCAGCTGCCTGAAGGGAAATGGTTCCAGATGCCTAAAAATAAACTTCGGAAAATGAAAGTATGCAGACAGAGCGGATATAAGGCCGGAGAGTATTGCAAAGAGACACTGGAGGAGCTGGTGGCCCCGTCCGGAGAGAAAACAGGAATCTGTCCATACCATAAACTCATTCATCTGGACCGTACTTCCAGCTACCGGGTTACTGATCAGTGTGAGCCCATTTCCATGATGGTACATCAGTCCTGGTTTATTCTGCCTCCGGCAATGGAGTATTATTATAAGGTTAAAAACACGGATTATAAGGTATTGCCTCCTTTTAAGCCAGGTTGCTCAGACGCAGGTACTAACTTTGTAATGGAAATGATTTATCCAAAGAACAATGCCAGCATTTATATTCCGGTAGAGTTCGATGGAAGCCGCGGAAAAGTGGTTTTAAATGCAACTCATCGCAATAACAATGCGAAGATATACTGGCATATTGACAATGAATATGTGGCTACGACAACTGCTTATCATCAGCTGGCCATTGCTCCTGCTGCAGGAAAACATACTTTAACCCTGGTAGATGAAAACGGGGAAAGACTTGTGCAGTCTTTTACGATTCTGGAAAAAGAAAAACGCTAG
- a CDS encoding lysoplasmalogenase produces the protein MLKKYLKFNILFALIFILQVYAEFNEVSTLRYLIKPCIVLSLLVMLYMETRLKGRFHKRLFTGLVFALAGDVLLMLAWQHTAYFMYGLLAFLIGHIFYISAFYLDFRSAQELDKKGARIAIILCAAFSITFYFFLRPHLGEMKLPVMVYTFVISMMMMMAAFRNQRVNKLSFNLILAGALCFLLSDSILAYNKFVRGFDFAGVFIMASYMAAQYLITMGAVERKLLKND, from the coding sequence ATGCTGAAGAAATACCTGAAGTTTAATATTTTATTTGCCCTGATCTTTATCCTGCAGGTGTATGCGGAATTTAACGAAGTAAGTACCCTCAGGTATCTGATCAAACCTTGCATTGTACTTTCTCTGTTGGTGATGCTCTATATGGAAACCCGCTTAAAAGGAAGGTTTCATAAACGCTTGTTTACCGGATTGGTTTTCGCTCTCGCCGGCGATGTGCTGCTGATGCTGGCCTGGCAACATACGGCTTACTTCATGTATGGCCTGCTGGCCTTCCTTATTGGTCATATATTTTACATCAGCGCTTTCTATCTTGACTTCAGATCTGCTCAGGAACTGGACAAGAAAGGAGCAAGGATTGCCATTATATTGTGTGCTGCTTTCAGCATTACCTTTTATTTCTTTCTTCGTCCGCATCTGGGAGAAATGAAGCTTCCGGTGATGGTGTATACCTTTGTGATCAGCATGATGATGATGATGGCTGCGTTTAGAAATCAACGGGTAAACAAGCTTAGCTTTAACCTGATCCTTGCTGGAGCATTGTGTTTTCTACTATCAGATTCTATTCTCGCCTACAATAAATTTGTGAGGGGATTTGACTTTGCCGGGGTCTTTATAATGGCGAGTTATATGGCTGCACAATACCTGATCACGATGGGTGCGGTAGAAAGAAAACTATTGAAAAATGACTAG
- a CDS encoding sterol desaturase family protein: MKVDYIALSVPVFFILIGIELAWSFYKKLNYYRFNDSISNLSLGIGQQLTGIFMKTALFFGYKYIFEHWRLFELPQSIWIWIILFIGVDFFYYWFHRMSHQVNALWAAHIVHHQSEEYNLTVALRQSWFQGWFSWVFYLPLAFVGFDPLMFLTLSSFNTLYQFWIHTRAIKSMGPLEWILNTPSHHRVHHGSNPKYIDKNHAGTLIIWDRIFGTFQKEEEEVYYGITSPLASWNPVWANVHYWDELWRTARQSPRWRDKINVFIKPPGWFPAHLGGFKTAPEIDPLQYKKYDPQYHQQLTGYVIVQFLVGLIAGSAILFLNNSIPVPALISGTVFVILTLLTCGALLEEKKWQVKFEYARLILGILIVLLQDFPVGYQVIFSGLNICSVIWFYNLQKKNVHAEEIPEV, translated from the coding sequence ATGAAAGTAGATTACATTGCCTTATCTGTTCCTGTATTTTTCATTTTGATTGGGATAGAACTGGCCTGGTCTTTCTATAAAAAGCTCAACTATTATCGTTTTAACGATTCCATTTCCAATCTGAGCCTGGGTATCGGGCAGCAGCTTACCGGAATTTTCATGAAAACAGCCTTGTTCTTCGGGTACAAGTACATCTTTGAACATTGGAGATTATTTGAGCTTCCTCAATCTATCTGGATCTGGATCATCCTGTTTATCGGTGTGGATTTCTTTTATTACTGGTTCCACCGGATGAGCCATCAGGTAAATGCGCTATGGGCTGCTCATATTGTACATCATCAATCGGAAGAATATAATCTGACCGTTGCCTTGAGGCAATCCTGGTTTCAGGGCTGGTTTTCCTGGGTATTTTATTTACCGCTGGCATTTGTGGGATTCGATCCGCTGATGTTCCTCACCTTAAGTTCGTTCAACACCCTGTATCAGTTCTGGATTCATACCCGGGCCATAAAAAGCATGGGCCCTTTGGAATGGATTTTAAATACTCCTTCCCATCATCGGGTCCACCATGGTTCCAATCCAAAATATATTGACAAAAACCATGCAGGAACCCTCATCATATGGGACCGTATTTTTGGTACTTTTCAGAAAGAAGAAGAGGAGGTTTATTATGGCATAACCTCTCCCTTGGCCAGCTGGAACCCGGTATGGGCCAATGTACATTATTGGGATGAGTTATGGAGAACGGCAAGACAAAGTCCACGCTGGCGTGATAAAATCAACGTGTTTATCAAACCTCCGGGATGGTTTCCTGCACATCTAGGCGGATTTAAAACCGCTCCGGAGATCGACCCGCTACAATATAAAAAATACGATCCACAGTACCATCAGCAGTTGACGGGATATGTGATCGTTCAGTTTCTGGTAGGCCTTATTGCCGGTTCCGCTATTCTTTTTTTAAATAACAGCATTCCCGTACCTGCCCTGATCAGCGGCACGGTATTCGTGATCTTAACCCTCCTTACCTGTGGAGCTTTGCTGGAAGAAAAGAAATGGCAGGTTAAATTCGAATATGCACGTTTGATATTGGGGATTTTAATAGTTTTGCTCCAGGATTTCCCGGTCGGCTATCAGGTTATATTTTCTGGCCTTAATATCTGCTCGGTAATCTGGTTTTATAACCTTCAAAAAAAGAATGTACATGCTGAAGAAATACCTGAAGTTTAA
- a CDS encoding alpha-2-macroglobulin family protein codes for MKFTQSPFIQKNKKGIIIGSVAAIVIGIASLFFFKKERPKDYNQAYSKYIEAYTSGTVSKKSFIRLHLASQVKTMSDIGVADSRDLFSFSPSVKGKTYWIDAQTLEFRPDEPLKPGEDYEATFQLNKVTETEKDLEEFEFNFRVINPGMSLSQNGLVSQNNTALDYMKLSGEVLTSDQEDPKQIEKSLKIDFSQSLKVKWQHNPAKNTSTFSIDSIRKTKKDNPLKLIWSGDAINAPGKGEEVLEVPAQGVFKILNMKAVQDLEDFALVQFSEPVHVAQDLSGLITLAQLSDLRFTIDASQVKIYSAESLEGNYALTVNAGVENINNVKLPSAKTANIVFENKLPSVTIAGSGSILPTSGKLVLPFEAVNLKAVDVTVIKIYENNIPQFFQTNNYKDGQELRRVGKPIVQKTIRLDEDKALDLHKKNRFTLDLDKIIRTEPGAMYRVTVGFRREYNVFKCVETKAEDGDTEGDYGDYGGYGEKIDEDDDFWTRYANNYPNNYRWEDRDNPCTPSYYTSERWASRNLIASNIGLIAKRGNDNSMMIIATDLLTAKTLSGVTLELLDYQKQVIHTVKTDGDGMASFDLKKKPFLLIARNGDERGYLKLDDGSSLPLSRFDVGGDVVQNGLKGFIYGERGVWRPGDSVFLSFILEDKLKKLPGGYPVTFEFYNPQGQLVKRAINGKPLNGYYAFKTATESTAPTGNWLAKVKAGGATFSKTIKIETVMPNRLKINFDYGNRPYLGVGNGASATLSAAWLFGAPGKHLKAKVDVSLNTMQTTFKGFESYSFDNPTVSFQSQVKTIFEGTLNENGTAAVNTNLNENNSAPGMLRANFAIKVFEAGGNFSIDNFSIPYHVYTDYYGIKTPEGDRLSGMLLTGQNHKIDIVNVNRDGKLLAGSKSVDVELYKVQWRWWWEQDNENSFANFTQNSYNKLIKKETVQISGGKASWNLRIEEPEWGRYMIIVRDHNGGHVSGKSVYIDWPGWAQREQSSNPTEASMLSFTANKTKFKVGEDIVLTIPSGKDGRALISIENGSKVLKTFWTDTKAGQTQFKFKAEKNMAPNVFANVTLLQPHAQTLNDLPIRMYGAIPLLIEDPETILKPLIKMADKLKPETESSITITEQNGKAMTYTVAIVDEGLLDLTRFKTPDPHGIFYAREGLGVKTWDLFDYVLGAWGGNLERILSIGGDGSINKNLNPAKANRFVPVVKYLGPFALSKGSSNTHKFKLPQYIGAVRAMVVAGQDGAYGFAEKSVQVKKPLMLLATLPRVIGPGESFTLPATVFATEKNLKNVSLQLQSSNLEVIGSKTQQLSFKQPGEQMAYFEIKVPEITGIAKVKLIAQSGAEKTAYDVELDIRNPNPYVTNVVPIVIEPGKNWGTSYQPVGMAGTNTGSVELSAIPPINLKKRLSYLMQYPHGCVEQTTSGVFPQLFLNKLTPLTEQQKVTTERNLKAGINKLRGFQTGDGGLGYWPGAGTSDEWGSNYASHFLVEAQNAGYTLPVGMLDELLRYLKGKATNWAPNSSNFYGGDLSQSYRLYVLALAKRPEMAAMNRLKAFQYLSETAKWRLAAAYKLAGQTDAANSLIRGLATEVKPYNQMGGTYGSDVRDQAMILETLTLLGRKGDAAKLIQPLAAKLGRDDWYSTQTTAYSLLAIAKFCGANTSSSSLKYNYKIDGKSGTVNSAQFMNVTDLTFKGNGVMISNTGDRVLFGRLILQGQPSAGQNNFLPNNAEALEMNIDYKLLNGKSLDPSTLKQGTDFYAEVTIKNPGRMGYYEQMALTQIFPSGWEIINNRINDSESAVASSPYTYRDIRDDRVFTYFNLRENETVIYKVLLNASYIGRYYLSAVQCEAMYNNNISATTAGKWVQVIK; via the coding sequence ATGAAATTCACGCAATCCCCGTTTATTCAAAAGAATAAAAAAGGAATTATTATCGGATCAGTAGCGGCAATCGTTATTGGCATTGCTTCCCTCTTCTTTTTTAAAAAAGAAAGACCAAAAGATTATAACCAGGCTTACTCAAAATACATAGAAGCCTATACCTCCGGAACCGTTTCCAAGAAAAGTTTTATACGGCTCCACCTCGCCAGTCAGGTGAAAACCATGAGTGATATCGGGGTGGCTGATTCCCGGGACCTCTTTAGCTTCTCCCCTTCTGTAAAAGGGAAAACCTATTGGATAGATGCTCAAACCCTGGAGTTCAGACCGGATGAGCCTTTAAAACCCGGGGAAGATTACGAGGCGACCTTCCAGCTTAATAAAGTAACAGAGACAGAAAAAGACCTGGAGGAATTTGAATTTAATTTCAGGGTAATCAATCCGGGAATGAGCCTGAGTCAGAATGGACTGGTTTCTCAGAACAATACTGCGCTGGATTATATGAAATTAAGCGGAGAAGTATTGACTTCTGATCAGGAAGATCCTAAACAAATTGAAAAGTCCCTGAAGATAGACTTCTCTCAATCCCTGAAAGTGAAATGGCAACACAATCCTGCTAAAAACACCTCTACTTTCAGCATCGACAGCATCAGGAAAACAAAAAAAGATAACCCATTAAAATTAATCTGGTCCGGTGATGCAATTAATGCACCAGGTAAAGGTGAAGAGGTATTGGAGGTCCCTGCTCAGGGTGTTTTCAAAATATTAAACATGAAAGCGGTACAGGATCTGGAAGATTTTGCACTGGTTCAGTTTTCTGAGCCTGTTCATGTCGCGCAGGACCTGAGTGGACTGATCACCCTTGCCCAACTGTCTGACCTTAGGTTCACCATTGATGCCAGTCAGGTGAAAATTTATTCGGCGGAGTCGCTGGAAGGCAATTATGCACTAACCGTAAATGCCGGTGTCGAAAATATCAATAATGTTAAGCTGCCTTCAGCTAAAACTGCAAATATTGTTTTTGAAAATAAGCTACCTTCAGTAACCATTGCAGGAAGTGGTAGTATCCTCCCTACTTCAGGTAAACTGGTACTGCCCTTTGAAGCGGTAAATTTAAAAGCGGTAGATGTAACAGTGATCAAGATCTACGAAAACAATATCCCGCAATTTTTCCAGACCAATAATTACAAAGACGGACAGGAATTACGACGTGTGGGTAAGCCCATTGTTCAGAAGACCATTCGTTTGGATGAAGATAAGGCATTGGACCTGCATAAGAAAAATAGATTTACCCTGGATCTGGATAAAATTATCCGTACAGAACCGGGTGCCATGTATCGGGTAACGGTTGGTTTCAGAAGAGAATATAACGTCTTTAAATGTGTAGAGACCAAAGCCGAAGACGGAGATACCGAGGGAGATTACGGCGACTACGGTGGCTATGGAGAAAAGATAGATGAAGACGACGATTTCTGGACCCGTTATGCCAACAATTATCCCAATAACTACCGTTGGGAAGATCGGGATAATCCATGTACCCCTTCCTATTATACCAGTGAACGCTGGGCCAGCAGAAACCTGATTGCTTCTAATATCGGACTGATCGCGAAACGCGGTAATGACAACAGTATGATGATCATTGCTACCGATCTTTTGACCGCTAAAACATTGAGTGGTGTTACTTTGGAATTGCTGGATTATCAAAAACAGGTGATCCATACGGTGAAAACAGACGGAGATGGAATGGCTTCATTTGATTTGAAGAAAAAACCATTCCTGTTAATTGCCAGGAATGGCGATGAGCGGGGTTACCTCAAGCTTGATGATGGAAGCTCGCTTCCGTTAAGCAGGTTCGATGTGGGTGGTGATGTGGTGCAAAATGGTTTAAAAGGATTTATCTATGGTGAACGTGGCGTCTGGCGCCCCGGAGATTCGGTATTTCTTTCCTTTATTCTGGAAGATAAACTGAAAAAATTACCAGGAGGTTATCCAGTCACTTTTGAGTTTTATAATCCACAGGGACAACTCGTTAAAAGAGCCATCAATGGAAAACCATTAAATGGATATTATGCTTTTAAAACGGCTACCGAAAGTACGGCCCCTACCGGAAACTGGCTGGCAAAGGTAAAAGCCGGCGGTGCAACATTCTCTAAAACAATTAAGATTGAAACCGTAATGCCGAACAGGCTTAAAATCAACTTTGATTATGGCAACCGACCTTACCTTGGTGTAGGAAACGGAGCTTCAGCAACCCTTTCGGCAGCCTGGCTGTTTGGTGCCCCGGGCAAACACCTGAAAGCCAAGGTTGATGTTAGCCTGAATACCATGCAAACCACTTTTAAGGGGTTTGAAAGCTATAGTTTTGACAACCCTACGGTATCCTTTCAATCGCAGGTGAAAACCATTTTTGAAGGAACCCTGAACGAGAATGGAACCGCGGCTGTAAATACCAATTTAAATGAAAACAATAGTGCTCCTGGAATGCTCAGGGCTAATTTTGCAATTAAAGTATTCGAGGCAGGTGGAAACTTCAGTATAGATAATTTTAGTATACCTTACCATGTTTATACGGACTACTACGGGATTAAAACTCCCGAAGGAGATCGCCTGAGTGGTATGTTGCTGACCGGACAGAACCATAAGATAGACATTGTGAATGTCAACCGGGATGGCAAATTGCTGGCTGGATCAAAATCTGTAGATGTGGAGCTGTATAAAGTGCAGTGGCGCTGGTGGTGGGAACAGGACAATGAAAATTCGTTTGCCAATTTTACACAGAACTCTTATAACAAACTGATCAAAAAAGAAACTGTTCAGATCAGTGGCGGTAAAGCCAGCTGGAACCTGAGAATTGAAGAGCCGGAATGGGGCCGTTATATGATCATTGTAAGGGACCACAATGGTGGCCATGTATCTGGTAAATCAGTATATATCGATTGGCCGGGATGGGCACAGCGTGAACAAAGCAGTAACCCTACTGAGGCATCCATGCTTTCCTTCACGGCGAATAAAACCAAATTTAAAGTAGGCGAAGATATTGTGCTGACCATTCCTTCAGGAAAAGACGGCAGAGCTTTGATTTCTATTGAAAATGGAAGTAAAGTATTGAAAACCTTCTGGACTGATACCAAAGCCGGACAAACGCAATTTAAGTTTAAGGCAGAGAAGAATATGGCTCCCAACGTGTTTGCTAATGTGACTTTATTACAACCGCATGCACAAACACTGAATGACCTTCCAATCCGGATGTATGGCGCTATTCCATTATTAATTGAAGACCCGGAAACGATTTTGAAACCGTTGATCAAAATGGCGGATAAACTGAAACCGGAAACGGAAAGCAGCATTACCATAACCGAGCAAAATGGAAAAGCGATGACTTATACCGTTGCCATTGTAGATGAGGGTTTACTGGACCTCACCAGGTTTAAAACTCCTGATCCTCATGGTATCTTTTATGCCCGTGAAGGTTTGGGCGTAAAAACATGGGATTTATTTGACTATGTCCTGGGTGCATGGGGAGGCAATCTTGAAAGAATCCTGAGCATCGGTGGTGATGGCAGTATCAATAAAAACCTGAACCCTGCGAAAGCCAACCGGTTTGTTCCGGTAGTGAAATATCTGGGGCCTTTTGCTTTGTCTAAAGGATCAAGCAATACCCATAAATTTAAACTGCCTCAATATATAGGTGCGGTCAGGGCGATGGTAGTTGCCGGTCAGGATGGCGCTTATGGTTTTGCCGAAAAAAGTGTACAGGTGAAGAAACCACTGATGTTGCTGGCTACCCTTCCAAGGGTGATCGGTCCTGGTGAAAGCTTTACTCTGCCTGCAACGGTATTTGCCACAGAAAAAAACCTGAAGAATGTAAGCTTACAATTGCAATCTTCAAACCTGGAAGTGATCGGTAGTAAAACCCAGCAGCTCAGCTTCAAACAACCAGGAGAGCAAATGGCTTATTTTGAAATCAAAGTTCCTGAAATAACAGGCATAGCCAAAGTAAAACTGATTGCGCAAAGTGGTGCTGAGAAAACTGCGTATGACGTGGAGCTTGACATCAGAAATCCGAATCCATATGTGACCAATGTGGTACCTATTGTGATCGAGCCAGGTAAAAACTGGGGTACTTCTTATCAGCCTGTAGGCATGGCAGGAACAAATACCGGAAGTGTGGAGTTGTCTGCCATCCCTCCGATCAATCTTAAAAAGCGCCTCAGCTACCTGATGCAATATCCACACGGTTGTGTGGAGCAAACTACATCGGGGGTATTTCCACAACTGTTTCTGAATAAGCTGACACCTTTAACAGAGCAGCAGAAAGTAACAACGGAAAGAAACCTGAAAGCGGGGATTAATAAATTGCGGGGCTTCCAGACCGGCGATGGCGGATTAGGCTACTGGCCGGGAGCAGGTACTTCCGACGAATGGGGAAGTAATTATGCCAGTCACTTCCTTGTTGAGGCACAAAATGCAGGTTATACCCTTCCGGTAGGAATGCTGGACGAATTGTTACGTTACTTAAAAGGCAAAGCAACCAACTGGGCGCCAAACAGCAGTAATTTCTATGGCGGGGATCTTTCCCAGTCTTATCGTTTATATGTGCTTGCCCTGGCTAAAAGACCGGAAATGGCGGCAATGAACAGACTGAAAGCCTTCCAGTATCTCTCTGAAACAGCGAAGTGGAGACTGGCTGCTGCTTATAAGCTTGCCGGGCAAACAGATGCGGCAAATAGCCTGATCAGAGGATTGGCTACAGAAGTAAAACCTTATAACCAGATGGGTGGAACTTATGGGTCTGACGTACGTGATCAGGCGATGATCCTGGAAACCCTGACCCTTCTGGGCCGAAAAGGAGATGCTGCAAAACTCATTCAGCCATTGGCCGCTAAACTGGGCAGGGACGATTGGTACAGCACACAGACTACCGCTTATAGTTTACTGGCCATTGCCAAATTCTGTGGGGCAAATACGAGTTCAAGTTCATTGAAATACAATTATAAGATTGATGGAAAAAGCGGAACCGTAAACTCTGCACAGTTCATGAACGTTACCGATTTGACCTTTAAGGGAAATGGCGTAATGATCAGCAATACAGGCGACCGTGTGCTGTTTGGACGTCTGATCCTTCAGGGACAACCCTCGGCTGGGCAGAACAACTTCCTGCCGAATAACGCAGAAGCTTTAGAAATGAATATCGATTACAAGTTGTTAAATGGAAAATCGCTTGATCCTTCTACCTTAAAACAGGGAACGGATTTTTATGCTGAGGTAACGATTAAAAATCCGGGAAGAATGGGCTATTATGAGCAAATGGCACTAACACAGATCTTCCCTTCCGGCTGGGAGATCATCAACAACAGGATTAACGACAGCGAAAGTGCAGTTGCTTCTTCGCCATATACGTATAGAGACATCAGAGACGATCGTGTATTCACTTACTTCAACCTGAGGGAGAATGAGACAGTTATCTATAAAGTGCTGTTAAACGCTTCCTATATCGGTCGTTATTACCTTTCTGCCGTTCAGTGTGAAGCGATGTATAATAACAATATCAGTGCAACTACGGCAGGGAAATGGGTGCAGGTAATTAAGTAG